One Streptomyces sp. NBC_01237 genomic region harbors:
- a CDS encoding transcriptional regulator, with protein MASQPSLSDLRRAKFARRTPAALSELVGPEHGTVRLPLHLAWSGLTMFDLDQPRLRMSYYRIVLAEGQHNDLVRYLNRGVLVSLWPTLRTLISRDVREVWEHSFDELANSAQAAA; from the coding sequence ATGGCATCACAGCCCAGTCTTTCTGATCTCCGCCGTGCCAAGTTCGCCCGGCGAACGCCCGCAGCGCTCTCCGAGCTTGTCGGCCCCGAGCACGGCACGGTGCGCCTGCCACTTCACCTGGCATGGTCGGGGCTGACCATGTTCGACCTCGACCAGCCACGGCTACGGATGAGCTATTACCGCATCGTGTTGGCCGAGGGCCAGCACAACGACCTGGTCCGGTACCTCAACCGCGGCGTCCTCGTCAGCTTGTGGCCCACACTGCGCACACTGATCAGCCGTGATGTCCGTGAAGTCTGGGAGCACTCCTTCGACGAGCTGGCCAACAGCGCCCAGGCTGCTGCGTGA
- a CDS encoding nucleotidyl transferase AbiEii/AbiGii toxin family protein — protein sequence MNLTDLHRRLLADVLTVGGAYPLALTGGYAVQAHGLVDRLSQDLDVATENPDRMEDIAAAVRVGLEQHGWQVSARETDPLSARLIVTDPVSHEKCEVDILKEALWRPPVHTDHGLVLSLEDVVGTKVRALFDRGLARDLIDVQAAANRWSHIELEELGRRHARDSFDLSELQARLMGADWIDDTEFAAYGLDEQAITGLRQWAQAWATDIGERLQELETPHED from the coding sequence GTGAACCTCACCGACCTGCACCGTCGCCTGCTGGCTGATGTACTCACCGTGGGCGGTGCCTACCCTCTGGCGCTTACCGGCGGCTACGCAGTTCAGGCACACGGCCTGGTCGACCGGCTCAGCCAGGACCTCGACGTAGCGACCGAGAACCCCGATCGCATGGAGGACATCGCTGCTGCCGTGCGCGTCGGCCTGGAACAACACGGGTGGCAGGTCAGCGCTCGGGAAACAGACCCGCTCTCCGCACGCCTGATCGTCACCGATCCCGTCAGTCACGAAAAATGCGAAGTCGACATCCTCAAGGAAGCGCTCTGGCGACCGCCCGTACACACCGACCACGGATTGGTGCTGTCCCTCGAAGATGTCGTCGGAACCAAAGTCCGCGCACTCTTCGACCGCGGACTCGCCAGGGACCTGATCGACGTACAGGCTGCCGCGAACCGCTGGAGCCATATCGAACTCGAAGAGCTCGGTCGACGCCACGCCCGCGACTCCTTCGACCTGAGCGAGCTCCAAGCGCGACTGATGGGAGCCGACTGGATCGACGACACGGAATTCGCCGCCTACGGACTCGACGAACAAGCGATCACCGGGCTGCGCCAGTGGGCGCAGGCATGGGCCACCGACATCGGCGAACGGCTCCAAGAGCTGGAGACTCCGCACGAAGACTGA
- a CDS encoding IS1380 family transposase, with amino-acid sequence MKHSIGSYPRVRVQDDGRRVVSQAGSVLLAETARKTGLDQVISAALAPWRKPRAVHDPGKALLDVALAVALGGDCLADVAVLRAEPAVFGPVASDPTVSRLIDTLAASGGKALQAIRSARSEVRDRVWSLAGENAPGADGQVVVDLDGVLVIAHSDKEDAAATWKKTYGHHPLTAFVDHGPGGTGEPVAALLRPGNAGSNTAADHITTAQLALAQLPKRYRRGRQTLIRTDSAGGTHDFVSWLTRRGRWLSYSVGMTVTEAIHEHVLKVPASAWTAAVETDGEVRDGAWVAELTGKLLDGWPAGMRLVVRKERPHPGAQLRITDADGMRITCFATNTAGRPVAELELRHRLRARAEDRIRAARATGLRNLPLHTTAQNKVWLEIVQIALDLLAWMPMLALTGKARLWEPRRLRLRLFTAAGQLVTTGRQRILRLARHWPWTGHITAALERLALLPNPG; translated from the coding sequence GTGAAGCACTCTATCGGGTCCTATCCCCGTGTCCGCGTCCAGGACGACGGCCGCCGGGTCGTCTCCCAGGCCGGGTCGGTCCTGCTCGCCGAAACGGCCCGCAAGACCGGTCTTGACCAGGTCATATCGGCAGCTCTGGCGCCGTGGCGCAAACCGCGGGCCGTCCACGATCCCGGCAAGGCCCTCCTGGATGTCGCCCTGGCGGTCGCACTGGGCGGGGACTGCCTCGCGGATGTCGCCGTGCTGCGGGCCGAACCGGCCGTCTTCGGTCCGGTCGCCTCCGACCCGACCGTCTCCCGCCTGATCGACACCCTCGCTGCCTCCGGCGGGAAAGCTTTGCAGGCGATCCGGTCCGCACGCTCCGAAGTCCGTGACCGCGTCTGGTCGTTGGCCGGTGAGAATGCCCCGGGCGCTGATGGCCAGGTCGTCGTCGATCTTGACGGCGTCCTCGTGATCGCGCACTCCGACAAGGAGGACGCGGCCGCGACCTGGAAGAAGACCTACGGCCACCATCCGCTGACGGCCTTCGTCGACCACGGCCCGGGCGGAACCGGCGAGCCGGTCGCCGCCCTCCTCAGGCCGGGAAACGCGGGTTCCAACACAGCAGCCGACCACATCACCACAGCCCAGCTCGCACTGGCCCAGCTGCCCAAGCGCTACCGGCGAGGCCGGCAGACGCTGATCCGCACGGACTCCGCGGGCGGCACCCACGACTTCGTGTCCTGGCTCACCAGGCGAGGACGATGGCTGTCCTACTCGGTCGGCATGACGGTCACCGAAGCGATCCACGAACACGTGCTGAAAGTCCCCGCCTCGGCCTGGACGGCGGCCGTCGAGACCGATGGTGAGGTCCGTGACGGGGCCTGGGTCGCCGAGCTCACCGGCAAGCTGCTGGACGGCTGGCCCGCGGGCATGCGACTGGTCGTCCGGAAGGAGCGGCCCCACCCCGGCGCCCAGTTGAGGATCACGGACGCGGACGGCATGCGGATCACGTGCTTCGCGACCAACACCGCTGGCCGGCCGGTCGCCGAACTCGAGCTCCGTCACCGGCTACGGGCCCGGGCGGAGGACCGGATCCGGGCCGCCCGGGCCACCGGCCTGCGCAACCTGCCCCTCCACACCACAGCGCAGAACAAGGTCTGGCTCGAGATCGTCCAGATCGCCCTCGACCTGCTGGCCTGGATGCCCATGCTCGCGCTCACCGGCAAAGCCAGGCTCTGGGAGCCCCGCCGCCTGCGGCTCCGCCTGTTCACCGCGGCCGGACAACTCGTCACCACCGGCCGCCAGCGGATCCTCCGCCTGGCCCGGCACTGGCCCTGGACCGGCCACATCACCGCCGCACTCGAACGGCTCGCACTCCTGCCGAACCCCGGCTGA
- a CDS encoding DUF6461 domain-containing protein, with amino-acid sequence MITPDQGEKPTVWDDLVARYAWADADELETYTFSVISGKTENEVIRAFGGDPAVCRTMTFAEAADEQARHLYEEYALLRVVTVDKHVIAIESGYHGSIPEISRRASSDGGEFFSVLRTVNARYQVMHALDGRVDGMFDPFELEDAAWMEPEPEVPAWADGVAFHMGTLCAESFALMEHVMGIPVDPAWTDAALRTVLLASPDTLFSDPEAAWVP; translated from the coding sequence GTGATCACGCCTGATCAGGGAGAGAAACCTACTGTGTGGGATGACCTCGTTGCCCGGTACGCGTGGGCTGATGCGGACGAACTGGAGACGTACACGTTCTCCGTGATCTCGGGGAAAACCGAAAACGAAGTGATCCGAGCGTTCGGCGGCGATCCGGCAGTGTGTCGCACGATGACCTTTGCCGAGGCTGCCGACGAGCAGGCGCGTCACCTCTACGAGGAGTACGCGCTACTGCGCGTCGTCACCGTTGACAAGCACGTCATCGCCATCGAGTCGGGCTACCACGGCAGCATTCCGGAGATCTCCAGGCGGGCCTCGTCGGACGGGGGTGAGTTCTTCAGCGTCTTGAGGACGGTCAATGCTCGGTACCAAGTCATGCACGCGCTCGACGGGCGGGTGGACGGCATGTTCGACCCCTTCGAACTCGAAGACGCCGCTTGGATGGAACCTGAACCCGAGGTTCCCGCATGGGCGGACGGCGTCGCCTTCCACATGGGCACCTTGTGCGCCGAGTCCTTTGCACTGATGGAACACGTGATGGGCATACCGGTCGATCCAGCATGGACGGACGCAGCGCTCCGTACCGTGCTTCTCGCCTCCCCGGACACGCTCTTCAGCGACCCGGAGGCGGCCTGGGTCCCCTGA
- a CDS encoding sensor histidine kinase, translating to MGWVLTLCVIASAFITVRPIGLGGRGLVVAALIVVNSLALLARHLPEHRVPPRVAPVWLTLGIVAAAALIAVSRSGSSYLFAFFIVGHAGYRLQPKPALALAAFCGLLCGGVLYFRIGPGHHLLPWAIGLATGAPVVLGIINRSRRRAVQAVIEAAESAERAARAEAQAAVLTERGRIARDVHDVLAHSLAGINMQLELADALIETGDLEKVREANQKAHSMVKESLKQAQWTVHALREDSLPLVGSLTAMLDSSGHHDALTLTGTARDVPSQVTQNLLRIAQESLTNAVRHAPGGEVHVELTFDAASTTLRIRNSAATRAVRAGVGSGMGLIGMRERVALLGGTITAGPVTEGPDEGGWQVEAVIPG from the coding sequence GTGGGCTGGGTCCTGACCCTCTGCGTCATCGCCTCCGCGTTCATCACGGTGCGGCCGATCGGTCTCGGCGGCCGGGGACTCGTGGTCGCCGCGCTCATCGTCGTCAACTCGCTCGCCCTCCTCGCCCGGCACCTGCCCGAGCACAGGGTCCCGCCCCGCGTCGCCCCGGTCTGGCTGACCCTCGGCATCGTCGCCGCGGCCGCCCTGATCGCCGTCAGCCGTAGCGGATCGAGCTACCTCTTCGCGTTCTTCATCGTCGGCCACGCCGGATACCGGCTACAGCCCAAGCCGGCCCTGGCCCTCGCGGCGTTCTGCGGTCTGCTGTGCGGCGGAGTCCTGTACTTCCGCATCGGCCCCGGCCACCACCTGCTGCCCTGGGCGATCGGTCTGGCCACCGGCGCCCCGGTCGTCCTCGGCATCATCAACCGCAGCCGCCGGCGCGCCGTCCAGGCGGTGATCGAGGCCGCGGAGTCCGCCGAGCGGGCTGCCCGCGCCGAGGCCCAGGCCGCCGTCCTCACCGAGCGGGGACGGATCGCCCGCGATGTGCACGACGTCCTGGCCCACTCCCTCGCGGGCATCAACATGCAGCTGGAACTGGCGGACGCCCTGATCGAAACCGGAGATCTGGAGAAGGTCCGTGAGGCGAACCAGAAGGCGCACAGCATGGTCAAGGAGAGCCTGAAGCAGGCCCAGTGGACCGTGCACGCGCTCCGTGAGGACTCCCTGCCGCTGGTGGGCAGCCTGACCGCGATGCTCGACTCGTCCGGCCACCACGACGCCCTCACCCTCACCGGCACCGCGCGCGACGTACCGTCCCAGGTCACGCAGAATCTGCTGCGGATCGCACAGGAATCGCTGACCAACGCCGTCCGGCACGCGCCCGGCGGCGAGGTCCACGTGGAGCTGACGTTCGATGCCGCATCGACGACACTGAGAATCCGTAACAGCGCGGCGACCCGTGCGGTGCGTGCGGGCGTCGGCAGCGGAATGGGGCTGATCGGCATGCGGGAACGGGTCGCCCTGCTGGGTGGCACGATCACTGCGGGCCCGGTCACCGAAGGACCGGACGAAGGCGGCTGGCAAGTGGAGGCAGTGATACCGGGATGA
- a CDS encoding DUF1932 domain-containing protein: MIDNHWTAGHALADAHGVGDQLTAEAEVMISTILSDPEYLPSVAARAWRWAPEMEEVADTLRAADLPADMAEATARALSFWEQDKDQYDLPVSQVLSQLRKRPT; the protein is encoded by the coding sequence ATGATCGACAACCACTGGACAGCCGGTCATGCGCTCGCCGACGCCCATGGAGTCGGTGATCAGCTCACAGCCGAAGCCGAGGTCATGATCTCCACGATCCTCTCCGATCCCGAGTATCTGCCGAGCGTGGCAGCCAGGGCCTGGCGCTGGGCGCCCGAGATGGAAGAGGTCGCCGATACCCTCCGGGCGGCCGACCTGCCCGCCGACATGGCCGAGGCCACGGCTCGGGCCCTTTCGTTCTGGGAACAGGACAAGGACCAGTACGACTTGCCGGTCTCGCAGGTCCTCTCTCAGCTTCGGAAACGCCCCACTTGA
- a CDS encoding GAF domain-containing SpoIIE family protein phosphatase, whose amino-acid sequence MKDSGRLEALRLAGLTAAADPGMDRFARLVTRVLRVPVSLVSLLEADRQVFPGMVGLSGIWAARRETPLSHSFCQHVVADGKPLILSDTRSSPRTCDSLAIPDLQVVAYAGMPLTDADGRVLGSLCAIDHEPREWTADELRDLEDLTAACSMELRLRIASELIQRDRDHAGLLLRAAIELAHARDLTDLTRRLRHLFQGPAEPTFVGLLLADGGKLWRVIDAEDVRPVESAIDHLEWDASFPSALAMREQRAVFVPDRPTLLRGFGPEAVAGYDSLGLESVMCVPLPDRRGVLTWCWSSPHVLAPTEEAVLTTVAGYVSQAVERTRFVANRLSTAEQLQAAMLTELPDVPGLDMAALYLPAADQDMVGGDWYDAYPLPTVPPAIRPALMVSIGDVIGHDVQAATVMGQIRSMLRQASLDDPTHSPSAALDAIDRAIGTLPLGLGATAVHARLDLDDGRWRLTWSNAGHPPPLLHTPEEGVLSLGDHDLLLLGTSEDDPPRHDHTRDLPPGSVLLLYTDGLVERRDADIDVGTARATAVLARHGDRPLPLLLEALSEDLADIPQRDDVAVLAVRVTRTEL is encoded by the coding sequence ATGAAGGACTCCGGAAGGCTGGAGGCGCTGCGGCTGGCGGGGCTGACCGCGGCAGCCGACCCCGGCATGGACCGCTTCGCCCGGTTGGTCACGCGCGTTCTGCGCGTTCCGGTGTCCCTGGTCTCGCTGCTGGAGGCCGACCGGCAGGTGTTTCCCGGGATGGTTGGGTTGTCCGGGATCTGGGCGGCCCGGCGCGAAACCCCCTTGAGCCACTCCTTCTGCCAGCACGTCGTCGCGGACGGCAAGCCGCTGATCCTCAGCGACACCCGGTCGTCTCCCCGCACCTGCGACAGCCTCGCCATCCCCGATCTCCAGGTGGTCGCGTACGCCGGTATGCCGCTCACCGACGCGGACGGGCGTGTCCTCGGATCGCTCTGCGCTATCGATCACGAGCCTCGCGAGTGGACGGCGGACGAGCTGCGCGACCTTGAGGATCTGACCGCGGCGTGCTCGATGGAGCTGAGGCTGAGGATCGCCTCGGAGCTGATCCAGCGGGACCGCGACCACGCCGGCCTCCTTCTGCGCGCGGCCATCGAGCTCGCCCACGCCCGCGATCTCACGGATCTGACCCGGCGCCTGCGCCACCTGTTCCAGGGGCCGGCCGAGCCCACGTTCGTGGGCCTGCTCCTGGCGGACGGCGGAAAGCTGTGGCGCGTGATCGACGCGGAGGACGTACGGCCGGTGGAGAGCGCCATCGACCATCTGGAGTGGGACGCCTCCTTCCCCAGCGCCCTGGCCATGCGCGAGCAACGCGCCGTCTTCGTACCGGACCGCCCCACGCTCCTGCGCGGCTTCGGGCCCGAAGCCGTCGCCGGGTACGACTCGCTGGGTCTCGAGTCCGTGATGTGCGTTCCGCTGCCGGACCGGCGCGGTGTCCTGACGTGGTGCTGGTCCAGCCCCCATGTGCTGGCGCCGACGGAGGAGGCCGTCCTCACCACGGTCGCGGGGTACGTGAGCCAGGCGGTGGAGCGCACCCGTTTCGTGGCCAACCGGCTGAGCACCGCGGAGCAGCTGCAGGCAGCGATGCTCACCGAGCTGCCGGACGTGCCGGGCCTGGACATGGCGGCCCTGTACCTGCCGGCCGCCGACCAGGACATGGTCGGCGGCGACTGGTACGACGCGTATCCGCTGCCGACGGTGCCGCCCGCGATCCGGCCCGCCCTGATGGTCTCGATCGGCGATGTCATCGGGCACGACGTCCAGGCCGCCACAGTGATGGGCCAGATCCGCAGCATGCTCCGACAGGCGAGCCTCGACGACCCGACCCACTCTCCCTCCGCCGCCCTCGACGCGATCGACCGGGCCATCGGCACCCTGCCCCTGGGTCTGGGTGCCACAGCGGTCCACGCCCGCCTCGACCTCGACGACGGTCGGTGGCGGCTGACGTGGTCCAACGCCGGACACCCGCCGCCGCTGCTGCACACCCCGGAAGAGGGCGTCTTGTCCCTGGGCGACCACGATCTGCTCCTCCTCGGCACGTCGGAGGACGACCCGCCCCGCCACGACCACACGCGCGACCTCCCGCCGGGCAGCGTGCTCCTCCTCTACACCGACGGCCTGGTCGAACGCCGCGACGCGGACATCGACGTCGGCACCGCCCGCGCGACTGCCGTGCTCGCCCGCCACGGTGACAGACCCCTGCCCCTCCTCCTGGAAGCCCTCTCCGAGGACCTGGCGGACATCCCACAACGGGACGACGTGGCGGTACTCGCCGTCCGCGTCACCCGGACGGAGCTATGA
- a CDS encoding response regulator transcription factor, translating to MSEPTQNPQRLRVIVADDQAAVREPLAAVLGLAEDIDVVASAADGTEVLAAVAAGPVDVVLMDLRMPVMDGTEATRRLTEEHPEVAVVILTTFADDDSILAALSAGASGYLTKNAGRQDITRAIRAAAAGQSVLDREVQNRLLETVRTKPPAPGQPLPDDITPREREVLTLIGQGLPNRAIAEKLFISEATVKTHINNLFAKADIKDRADAVRRALRAGLA from the coding sequence ATGAGTGAACCGACGCAGAATCCCCAGCGGCTGCGTGTGATCGTCGCCGACGACCAGGCTGCCGTACGGGAGCCGCTGGCCGCGGTCCTCGGGCTGGCCGAGGACATCGACGTCGTCGCCTCGGCCGCCGACGGCACCGAAGTACTCGCCGCGGTCGCCGCGGGCCCGGTCGACGTGGTCCTGATGGACCTGCGGATGCCGGTGATGGACGGCACCGAGGCGACCCGGCGGCTCACCGAGGAGCACCCCGAGGTCGCCGTGGTCATCCTGACCACGTTCGCCGACGACGACTCCATCCTGGCCGCGCTGAGCGCCGGCGCCAGCGGCTATCTCACCAAGAACGCGGGACGCCAGGACATCACCCGCGCCATCCGCGCCGCCGCCGCCGGGCAGTCCGTCCTCGACCGCGAAGTCCAGAACCGCCTCCTGGAGACGGTCCGCACCAAGCCCCCGGCCCCCGGACAGCCGCTGCCCGACGACATCACCCCGCGCGAGCGCGAGGTCCTCACCCTGATCGGCCAGGGCCTGCCGAACCGCGCCATCGCCGAGAAGCTCTTCATCAGCGAGGCCACGGTGAAGACGCACATCAACAACCTCTTCGCCAAGGCGGACATCAAGGACCGCGCCGACGCCGTGCGCCGCGCCCTGCGGGCAGGCCTGGCCTGA